The following proteins are co-located in the Psilocybe cubensis strain MGC-MH-2018 chromosome 5, whole genome shotgun sequence genome:
- a CDS encoding Alpha-methylacyl-CoA racemase, producing the protein MALSGLKVIEFAGLAPGPFAGMILADNGASVTRIDRPSSTSNDVLCRGKRSIIVDSKKPSGRQLLQELIASTDVLIDPFRPGVLERLGLGPELFLGDGQRKGLNEKLIYARIVGFPRTGALGPHKNMAGHDINYLALSGVLAMLPGTAEKPAFPINILADFAGGGLTCANGILLALIERGRTGRGQVVNSDMVSGTRYLSSFPLIQNYLKTGIVGGPRGTNILDGGSPFYNIYSCQGGGWMSVGCLEPQFFKIFIEAFTDHVPKDFNPLNGWKPNPSTQFQKDEWPMLQEYLTKGFLTRSRDFWTDLFHGTDACTVPILTPQEAGKQTSNIPAFHPQLTSHIDQGKPCDSKNVILQPGTHTYAVLREYGLDESRIRELDNAGVLGNKSLPPSKL; encoded by the exons ATGGCTCTCTCTGGGTTGAAAGTTATCGAG TTTGCAGGTCTTGCACCGGGTCCCTTTGCTGGGATGATTTTGGCAGACAATGGTGCTTCTGTAACGCGCATCGACCGGCCATCTTCTACCTCCAATGATGTTTTATGCCGTGGAAAGCGCTCTATCATTGTGGACTCCAAGAAACCCAGTGGACGTCAGCTACTCCAGGAACTCATCGCCTCTACAGATGTTCTCATAGACCCTTTCAGACCTGGTGTTCTAGAAAGGCTCGGACTTGGGCCTGAACTGTTTTTGGGAGATGGACAACGGAAGGGTTTAAATGAGAAACTTATCTATGCAAGGATTGTTGG ATTCCCAAGAACAG GAGCATTAGGACCCCACAAAAATATGGCGGGACACGATATTAATTATCTTGCATTGAGCGGTGTTTTGGCT ATGCTTCCCGGAACTGCTGAAAAGCCCGCGTTTCCGATAAATATTCTTGCCGACTTTGCTGGGGGAGGACTTACATGCGCAAATGGGATCCTTCTGGCACTCATtgaaagaggaagaacagGTCGAGGCCAAGTGGTGAATTCAGATATG GTTTCTGGGACGCGTTATCTTTCGTCCTTCCCCCTTATTCAAAACTATCTCAAGACTGGAATCGTAGGTGGACCTCGAGGGACCAACATTTTGGACGGTGGATCACCCTTTTACAACATATACTCGTGTCAAGGCGGAGGTTGGATGTCGGTTGGCTGCCTAGAGCCACAATTTTTCAAGATTTTCATCGAGGCCTTTACGGATCACGTTCCAAAAGATTTCAACCCTTTGAATGGTTGGAAGCCGAATCCTTCAACACAGTTCCAGAAGGACGAGTGGCCAATGCTTCAAGAATATCTAACCAAAGGTTTTCTAACAAGGTCTAGAGATTTCTGGACGGACTTGTTTCATG GAACTGACGCTTGTACGGTACCAATTCTGACACCGCAAGAAGCTGGCAAACAAACTTCCAATATCCCGGCCTTCCACCCCCAGCTTACTAGTCATATAGATCAGGGAAAACCTTGTGATTCGAAGAATGTGATTCTACAGCCGGGAACTCACACGTATGCTGTTTTGCGCGAGTATGGTCTTGATGAAAGTCGTATACGCGAATTAGACAATGCCGGTGTACTGGGAAACAAATCCCTACCCCCTTCCAAATTGTAG